The following is a genomic window from Actinomadura sp. WMMB 499.
GAGCTCTGTGCGGAACATGACCCGGAACGGTAGCCAACCAACCAGTTGGATGTCAACCAACCGGTTGGTGGTTCACTCCGGTAGGATGCCGCCATGCCGAAGAACCCCGCGACCACCACCCGGGATGCACTGCTCGCCGCTGCCCGCGAGGAGTTCGCCGCGCACGGGATCGCCGGCGCCCGCGTCGACCGCATCGCCGCCCGCGCGGGCGTCAACAAGGAGCGGATCTACGGCTACTTCGGCAACAAGGAGAAGCTGTTCGACGCCGTCATCAAGGACGCGCTCGACGAGTTCGCCGCGGCCAACCACGTGCTGGCGGACGACCCGGTCGCGTACGTGGGCGCGGCCTTCGACCATTACCGGCAGCATCCCGAGCTGCTGCGGCTGCTGATGTGGGAGGCGCTGCACGAACGGTCCGAACCGCTGCCCGACCAGTACTGGCGGGCCGAGCGCTGCGGCGAGAAGGTCACCTCGCTCGCGGCGCGGCTGGGGGAGGAGCCGTCCCCCGAGGTCGGCCGTACCGTGCTCAGCCTGCTCGGGCTGGCCATGATGCCGCTCGCGATGTCACAGCTCGCCGACCTGCTCGGCGCGGGCACGGACTCGCCGGAGTCGGCCGCGGCGATGCGCGAGCACGTCGTGCGCTTCGCGCGGGCGGCGCTGGAGAACCGGCCGTCCGCGACCTGACCGGCCACCGCGCGGACCGGCCGCCGTAGGATCGCGGCATGGACGTAGTGATCGCGGGCGGGCACGGGCAGATCGCGTTGCGGCTGTCCCGGCTGCTCGCCGCACGGGGGGACACGGTCCGGGGCATCATCCGCAACCCGGACCACACCGACGACCTGCGGGCGGCCGGGGCGGAGCCGGTCGTGCTGAACCTGGAGTCGGCGACCGCGGACGCGGTGGCGGGCCCGCTCGCCGGCGCGGACGCCGTCGTGTTCGCCGCCGGGGCCGGGCCCGGCAGCGGGGCGGCGCGCAAGGACACCGTCGACCGGGCCGCCGCGGTGCTCGCGGCGGACGCGGCGGAGCGGGCCGGGGTCCGCGACTTCCTGCAGGTGTCGGCGATGGGCGCGGGCGCGCCGACCGACGCGTCCCGCGGCGAGGTGTGGGCCGCCTACGTGCGGGCGAAGGGGGAGGCGGAGGACGACCTGCGCGCGCGGGACGCCCTCGACTGGCTGATCCTGCGCCCGGGCCGCCTCACCGACGACCCGGGCACCGGGCGCGTCCGCCTGGCGGAGCCGCCGATCGGGCACGACGCGGTCACCCGCGACGACGTCGCCGCCGTGCTGGTGGCGCTGCTCGACGAGCCGGGCGTGCGGCGCCGCACGCTGGACCTGCTGAACGGCGGGACGCCGATCGCCGAGGCCGTCGCAGGCCTGCGCGCCTAGCGCCCCGTGCGCCCTACCGCACCGTCCTGACCCGCACGGAAGCCGTGCGGGTCAGGACGGTGCGGGACAGAGCGGGTCAGGAGGTGTAGAGGGCGTCGATCTCGCCGGAGAAGTCTTTCATCACCACGTTGCGCTTGACCTTGAGGCTCGGGGTGAGGTGCCCGGCCTCCTCGGTGAAGTCCACGCCGAGCACGACGTGCTTCTTGATCGCCTCGGCGTGGCTGACCGACTTGTTGGCCTCGGCGACCGCGGACTCGATCTCCGCGGTGAGGTCGGGGTCGCGGCGCAGCTCGTCCACGGTCATGGCGGCGGGCTTGCCGTGCCGCTCCTTCCAGGGGCCGAGCGCCTCCTCGTCCAGCGTCACCAGCGCGCTGATGAACTTGCGGCCGTCGCCGACGACCAGGCACTGGCTGATCAGCGGGTGGGCGCGCAGCCGGTCCTCCAGCGGGGCGGGCGCCACGTTCTTGCCCGCGGCGGTGACCAGGATCTCCTTCTTCCGGCCGGTGATCTTCAGGAAGCCGTCGTCGTCGAGGGAGCCGAGGTCGCCGGTGCGGAGCCAGCCGTCCTCCAGGGACTCCCTGGTCGCGTCCTCGTTGTTCCAGTAGCCGCGCATGATGTTGACGCCGCGGAAGAGGACCTCGCCGTCCTCGGCGATGCGCACGTCCACGCCCGGGATCGGCTGCCCCACGGTCCCGATCTTGATCGCGCCGGGCCTGTTCACCGCCGCCGGGGCGGTGGTCTCGGTGAGGCCGTACCCCTCCAGGATCGTGATGCCGACGCCGCGGAAGAAGTGGCCGAGCCGCTCACCGAGGGCGGCGCCGCCGGAGACCGCGTACTGCACCCGCCCGCCGACGGCCGCCCGCAGCTTGCCGTAGACGAGCACGTTGAACACCGCGTGCTTGGCCTTCAGCCCGGCTCCGGGGCGGCCGCCGTCGTCCAGCGCGCGGCTGTAGGCGATCGCGGTGTCGGCCGCCGCCTTGAAGATCTTGCCCTTGCCGCCGGCGATGGCCTTCTGCTCCGCGCCGTTGTAGACCTTCTCGAACACGCGCGGGACGGCCAGCAGGAACGTCGGCCGGAACGAGGCGAGATCGGGCAGCAGGTTCGGGATGTCGCTGTGCCCGAGGACGATCCCGCCCTCGATGCTCGCGACCTCGATCAGCCGCGCGAACACGTGCGCGAGCGGGAGGAACAGCAGCGTCGCGCTGCCGTCCACGGCCACCTCGGAGATCGCGCCCTGGACGGCGTTGCGGGCGGTCAGCACCAGGTTCCCGTGGGTGATCTCGCAGCCCTTCGGGCGTCCGGTGGTGCCGGAGGTGTAGACGAGCGTGGCGACGTCGGCCGCGCCGCGGGCCCGGCGGCGCTCGGCCGCCGCGTCGTCGCCGACGTCCTTGCCCAGCTCGGTGACCTCGGTGACGGCGCCCGCGTCGATGCCCCAGACGTGCGCGAGGTCCGGGAGCGCGCCCCGGATCCCCTCGATCGCCTCCAGGTGCGCGGCCGTCTCGGCGAACACGGCGCGGGCGCCGGAGTCGCCGAGGATCCACTCGACCTGCTCGGCGGAGGACGTCTCGTAGACCGGCACGGCGACCGCGCCCGCCGCCCAGATCGCGTAGTCCAGGAGGGTCCACTCGTACCGCGTCCGCGACATCAGGCCGACGCGGTCGCCGGGCTCGATCCCGGCCGCGATCAGGCCCTTGGCGACACCGGTCACCTCGGCGGCGAACTCTCCCGCGGTCACCGCGCTCCACGCCTCGCCGCGCTTGCGGCGCAGCACGATGGTCCCGGGGGACTCGGCCGCCCGGTCGAACGGCGCGTCGGTCAGGTTGGCGGAGTCGGGGACCTCCACCATCGCGGGGACGCTGAACTCGCGCACGGCCTGCTCCTCGATCGATCCTCGGCGTGACGGGGAAACCGTCCGGCTTCTCCGGAACGGCATGATACCCACGGGTAGCAAAGGTGCTCGCCCGGTGCGCACGCGCACCGGTCAACGGAGGGCAAAGAGCGCGGCCGTTCCGTGGCGGCGCGGCCCCGTTCCTCTACCCTGGGTCGCGTCCCACACGAACCGGGCCGGGGGAGCCGCATGTCGCTGCTCGAAGTGATCGCGCTGACCGCCGCCGACGCGCGCGCCGCGCGGGAGGGCGGGGCCGACCGGCTCGAGGTCGTCGCCGACATGGCCGCCGACGGCCTGACGCCCGACCCCGACGTGCTCGCCGCGATCCGGGCCGCCACCGACCTCCCGCTGCGCGTCATGCTGCGCGCCAACGCCGGGTTCCGCACCACCGGCGCCGAGCTGGACCGGCTCCGGCACGCCGCCGCCGGGCTCGCCGAGGCGGGCGCGGACGGCTTCGTGCTCGGCTTCCTCGACTCGTTCGGCCACGTCGACACCGCCGCGACCGGCAAGCTCGCCGCGGTCGCCGCGCCGCTGCCCTGGACGTTCCACCGCGCCCTCGACCACGCCGCCGACCCCGCGCAGGCGTGGCGGGCCGTCCGCGGCCTTCCCGCCGCCGCCGAGGGCGGCGGGCTCGACACCGTCCTGACCGCCGGTTCCGCGCGCGGCGTCGACGCGGGCGTGGACGTCCTGGTCCGGCGGGCCACCGAGGGCCCCGGCGCGGCCGGGATGATCATGGCGGGCGGCGGGCTGCGCCGCAAGCACGTCGCGGTGCTGGCGGCCGCGGGCGTCACGTCGTTCCACGTCGGCACCGCCGTCCGTCCCGACGGCTCCTGGGACGCCCCGGTCGACCCCGCGCTGGTCGCCGAGTGGCGCTCGCTCGTCTCCGCGGCCGCCGGCGGCTGACGCCGAGCCGCCGGCGGCCGACGCCGGAGCGGGCGAGAGCGTCCCGCGCGCGGACCGGCCGGCGTCCGGAACGGCGTGAATCGCCGATCAACCCGGGTGTGTCGCGTGCCGGTCCGTCCCATTAGAGTCGGTTCATGAGGATCCACGTGGTGAGCGACGTCCATGGCCGCGCGGAGGCACTCCGGAGCGCGGCGGACGGCGCGGACGCCCTCGTCTGCCTGGGCGACCTCATCCTGTTCATCGACTACGACGACCACGCGCAGGGGATCTTCGCCGACCTGTTCGGCCGCGACAACGCCGACCGGTTCATCGAACTGCGGACGCTGAAGCGGTTCGACGAGGCGCGGGCGTTCTCCCGCGAGCTGTGGGCGTCCCTGGACGGGGACGCGTGGCCGCACATCGAGAAGGCCGTCGACCGCCAGTACGCGGAGCTGTTCGCGGCGATGCCGTCCCCCGCCTACCTGACGTACGGGAACGTGGACGTCCCGCGCATGTGGGCGCCGCACCTGCGCGATGGGCACCGCGTCCTGGACGGGGAGACCACCGAGATCGGCGGCCTGCGGTTCGGGTTCGTCGGCGGCGGCCTGCGCACCGAGTACCGCACCCCCTACGAGCTGGACGACGAGACGTTCGCGGCGAAGGTCGCGGCCGTCGGCGAGGTCGACGTGCTGTGCTGCCACATCCCCCCGGCCGTGCCCGACCTGCTGTACGACACGGTCGCGCGCAGGTTCGAGCGGGGCAGCGAGGCGATCCTCGAGGCCGTCCACCGGACGCAGCCGCGGTACGTCCTGTTCGGGCACGTGCACCAGCCGCTCGCGTCCCGCATCCGTATCGGGCGGACCGAATGCGTGAACGTGGGGCATTTCCGTGCGCGCGGCGTGCCCTACGTACTGGACGTGTGAAGGATACTGGCGGGGGCGTCCACGCAAGGTTCACGCACCGTCCACGCACCGTCCACCGATGACCGCGCAGCGCCGGAAGGGAAACGCAGATGGCGGACCGCACGAGTTCTTCCATCGTCGTCGAGGCCGGCAGGCCCGAGATCATGGCGATCATCGCCGACCTCGAGGCGTATCCGGACTGGGCGAGCGGCATCCGCGAGTTCACGGTGCTCGAGGCGGCCGCGGACGGCCGCGCGGAGCGGGCCCGGCTGACGTTCGACGGCGGGCCCTTCAGCGACACCGTCGGCCTCCGCTACACCTGGGAGGGCGACGACCGGGTGTCCTGGCGGCTCGACGAGAAGGGGTCGGTCGTGACCGGTCTCGAAGGCGCCTACACCCTGGCGGACGACGCGGGCGCCACGCGGGTGACCTACGACCTGACCCTGGACGTGCGGGTGCGGGTGCCCGGGATGGTGAAGCGCAAGGCCGAGAAGCGCATCGTCGACACCGCGCTGAAGGGCCTCAAGACCCGCGTGGAGCGCTGATCCGGGGTGTTCACCCCCGACGACGACGGATGGATGATGGGGTCATGAGCGATCAGCCGGGCGACATCCTGGACGAGGCGGGCAAGGTCTTCGACGCGCTGCTGCGGCGCGCGGCCCGCACCGGAATCCTCGGCGGTCCCCGCCCACCGGGCGAGCGCGACCGTCCCGACCGGACCGAGGCGCCCGGATCGGGCGATCCGGGCGGCGACGCGTGGGCGGCGGCGACCGCCGAGCGGCCCCGCGACGAGCGCGGCACCCGCGCCGGCCGGGAGGCGGGGGAGCCGCGCATCGCCACCGGCGCCCCGGAATGCCGCGACTGCCCGGTCTGCCGGGCGATCGCGATCCGGCGCGCGGCGGGCGGCGACGTCGCCCGGCACCTGCGGGAGGCGGGCGAGTCGCTGCTGGCCGCCGGCCTCGACGTGATCGCCGCCGCCGACCGCGTCCGGGACGAGCGCGTCCGGGACGAGCGCGTCCGGGACGAGCGTGCGCGGGACGAGCGTGCGCGGGACGGCCGCGAGCGAGCGGGCGGTACGCGAGACGGCGGTACGTACCAGAAGCGGTCAGGCCAGGAGTCGGCGAGCCGTGCGGCGGGTACCTCTGAGCGGTCGGGGGAGCGGCGCGGCCGCCCGGCGGGCGACCCGTGGTCGGCCGCGACCGGCGACTCCGGCGGGTCCGGCGACTGACGTGCAAGGCGGGACGCGCCCCGGCTCGGGGGCGCGTGAAGAGGAGGATGCGTACATGGCCCTGACCATCGGCGTTGATGTGGGCGGCACGAAGGTGGCCGCGGGGGTCGTCGACGATCGTGGAACGATCCTCGAGAAGGTC
Proteins encoded in this region:
- a CDS encoding NAD(P)H-binding protein, with protein sequence MDVVIAGGHGQIALRLSRLLAARGDTVRGIIRNPDHTDDLRAAGAEPVVLNLESATADAVAGPLAGADAVVFAAGAGPGSGAARKDTVDRAAAVLAADAAERAGVRDFLQVSAMGAGAPTDASRGEVWAAYVRAKGEAEDDLRARDALDWLILRPGRLTDDPGTGRVRLAEPPIGHDAVTRDDVAAVLVALLDEPGVRRRTLDLLNGGTPIAEAVAGLRA
- a CDS encoding SRPBCC family protein, translated to MADRTSSSIVVEAGRPEIMAIIADLEAYPDWASGIREFTVLEAAADGRAERARLTFDGGPFSDTVGLRYTWEGDDRVSWRLDEKGSVVTGLEGAYTLADDAGATRVTYDLTLDVRVRVPGMVKRKAEKRIVDTALKGLKTRVER
- a CDS encoding TetR/AcrR family transcriptional regulator, whose translation is MPKNPATTTRDALLAAAREEFAAHGIAGARVDRIAARAGVNKERIYGYFGNKEKLFDAVIKDALDEFAAANHVLADDPVAYVGAAFDHYRQHPELLRLLMWEALHERSEPLPDQYWRAERCGEKVTSLAARLGEEPSPEVGRTVLSLLGLAMMPLAMSQLADLLGAGTDSPESAAAMREHVVRFARAALENRPSAT
- a CDS encoding metallophosphoesterase is translated as MRIHVVSDVHGRAEALRSAADGADALVCLGDLILFIDYDDHAQGIFADLFGRDNADRFIELRTLKRFDEARAFSRELWASLDGDAWPHIEKAVDRQYAELFAAMPSPAYLTYGNVDVPRMWAPHLRDGHRVLDGETTEIGGLRFGFVGGGLRTEYRTPYELDDETFAAKVAAVGEVDVLCCHIPPAVPDLLYDTVARRFERGSEAILEAVHRTQPRYVLFGHVHQPLASRIRIGRTECVNVGHFRARGVPYVLDV
- a CDS encoding long-chain fatty acid--CoA ligase is translated as MREFSVPAMVEVPDSANLTDAPFDRAAESPGTIVLRRKRGEAWSAVTAGEFAAEVTGVAKGLIAAGIEPGDRVGLMSRTRYEWTLLDYAIWAAGAVAVPVYETSSAEQVEWILGDSGARAVFAETAAHLEAIEGIRGALPDLAHVWGIDAGAVTEVTELGKDVGDDAAAERRRARGAADVATLVYTSGTTGRPKGCEITHGNLVLTARNAVQGAISEVAVDGSATLLFLPLAHVFARLIEVASIEGGIVLGHSDIPNLLPDLASFRPTFLLAVPRVFEKVYNGAEQKAIAGGKGKIFKAAADTAIAYSRALDDGGRPGAGLKAKHAVFNVLVYGKLRAAVGGRVQYAVSGGAALGERLGHFFRGVGITILEGYGLTETTAPAAVNRPGAIKIGTVGQPIPGVDVRIAEDGEVLFRGVNIMRGYWNNEDATRESLEDGWLRTGDLGSLDDDGFLKITGRKKEILVTAAGKNVAPAPLEDRLRAHPLISQCLVVGDGRKFISALVTLDEEALGPWKERHGKPAAMTVDELRRDPDLTAEIESAVAEANKSVSHAEAIKKHVVLGVDFTEEAGHLTPSLKVKRNVVMKDFSGEIDALYTS
- a CDS encoding copper homeostasis protein CutC, whose translation is MSLLEVIALTAADARAAREGGADRLEVVADMAADGLTPDPDVLAAIRAATDLPLRVMLRANAGFRTTGAELDRLRHAAAGLAEAGADGFVLGFLDSFGHVDTAATGKLAAVAAPLPWTFHRALDHAADPAQAWRAVRGLPAAAEGGGLDTVLTAGSARGVDAGVDVLVRRATEGPGAAGMIMAGGGLRRKHVAVLAAAGVTSFHVGTAVRPDGSWDAPVDPALVAEWRSLVSAAAGG